The Opitutales bacterium DNA window TCCGTCGCGAAGACGAATTGTCTGATCACACTGGCTTGCCAAGCCGAGATCGTGAGTAACAAGAACCAACGTCGTCCCTTGTCGGTTATTCAAATCGAATAATAGCTCCGTAATATTCCCTCCATTGGCCCCATCGAGGTTGCCCGTCGGCTCATCAGCAAAAAGAATTTTGGGATCATTTATAAAAGCACGCGCCAAGGCCACACGTTGCTGCTCTCCACCAGAAAGTTGGATCGGATAATGATCCATACGATGGCTTAAGCCGACACTTTCCAGGAGCGCGCGAGCCTTCTCCTCCGCACCCGGCAATTGGCGCAGCTCGAGAGGCACGGCCACATTCTCTACTGCCGTGAGTGTGGGTATGAGTTGAAAATTTTGAAACACAAAGCCGACATGCTCCCCGCGAAAAGCTGCCCGTCCATCCTCATCGAGAGTCTCAAGCGCCGTGCCTAATAACCGCACCGATCCAGAAGTCGGGACATCCAAACCAGCGCAGAGGCCCAACAGCGTCGTCTTACCGCTTCCCGACGGCCCGACAATCGCCAAACTTTGGCCCGCCGCAGCCGTAAAAGATATGCCATGAAGAATCGCTAAAGGGCCTTCTGCGGTGCGGTAATCCCTTTTTAGATCGGAGATCTCGATGACTGGAGAATGAGAAGCTAGAGTTGACATAGTGCAGATCAAAAGAGTCAGGTATGTTTATGTCGCAATTTCGACTCTTATTGCAAATTACTCTTTGGATACTTTGGGCAGCTCCTTCACTTGCACAGGAAAATGATCCGGGCACCCTGCTCTTTTTCGGGGATAGTTTAACGGCATCTTACGGCCTGGATCCCTCTCAAGGCTACCCGGCCATCATCCAGCAAAAACTCGACGCAGCCGAGCTGCCCTGGGAAGTCGTCGTCGGAGCGGTCAGCGGTGATACCAGCGCCGGAGGACTGCGCCGGATCGATTGGATGCTTCAAAGACACATTGATGTCTTCGTCCTTGCACTCGGAGCAAACGATGGCCTCCGCGGAATCGACCCAGATTCGACCCTAGCCAATCTCCAAGCGATCATAGACCGCGTAAAAGCAAAATATCCGAAGGCAAAGATCATCATCGCTGGCATGCTGATGCCTTCCAGCCTCGGCTTCACTTTCTCAGAAGAATTCGGAGCTATTTTCCCGAACCTCGCAAAAGAAAATAACGCCACCCTCATCCCCTTCCTCCTCGACGGGGTCGGCGGCAACCCCGCCCTAAACCAACCCGATGGCATCCACCCCACCGCCGAAGGACAGATGATCCTAGCAGAAAATGTATGGAAGGTGATCGAGGGCGTTTTGGAATAATCGAATACCAGCGAAACTGAGCCACTGAAAATTCAATCAGGTCACTTACACCAAACAAAAGCTTCCGCGCAATTCCGCGCTTTCCGCGGCTTAAAAAACCCCAACGGGTCACGACAAAGCGTGCCCCTTCAGACACACAAAGCCATGGAGGGCGGTGCTTCGTCACTGCCGATGGACGCCTGATTTCGCCATTTCAGATACCGAATGCTCTAATTGAGCCGCGGAAGACGCAGAATAGCGCGGAATTTGAACCTGAAATGGTAACGTGCTTAGAAATTAATTTCGCGGATTTCTTTGGCAAGGGGCTAATCCCCAAAACAAAGTTACTTGAGATTAGATCAGTCATTCTCCTATTTTCCCTTTTCAGGTTAGTTC harbors:
- a CDS encoding arylesterase, yielding MFMSQFRLLLQITLWILWAAPSLAQENDPGTLLFFGDSLTASYGLDPSQGYPAIIQQKLDAAELPWEVVVGAVSGDTSAGGLRRIDWMLQRHIDVFVLALGANDGLRGIDPDSTLANLQAIIDRVKAKYPKAKIIIAGMLMPSSLGFTFSEEFGAIFPNLAKENNATLIPFLLDGVGGNPALNQPDGIHPTAEGQMILAENVWKVIEGVLE
- a CDS encoding ABC transporter ATP-binding protein, which codes for MSTLASHSPVIEISDLKRDYRTAEGPLAILHGISFTAAAGQSLAIVGPSGSGKTTLLGLCAGLDVPTSGSVRLLGTALETLDEDGRAAFRGEHVGFVFQNFQLIPTLTAVENVAVPLELRQLPGAEEKARALLESVGLSHRMDHYPIQLSGGEQQRVALARAFINDPKILFADEPTGNLDGANGGNITELLFDLNNRQGTTLVLVTHDLGLASQCDQTIRLRDGRVISNDAA